The genome window GAGCGCTTCTTGCGCGTGTACCGATCTGTTAATGAGTCTGAAATCGATTGGTTGGATCACTGCGGTTTTCCTTTCAGGAATCATTGCCTCGTGTATGGTTTAGGATTGTAATCGGAATGGGTGATAGAGGGTTTCTTAGCTTCTCTAGGATGACTTCTTGGTGATTTCTTGTTTTGACTTATCGTCAAGTTGTCTTTTTTACGTGCCCTATTAGCATGACGCAATATATCACGATTAGTATTTGAACCTCTTTTGGTAAAATATCTCTGTGTGGGTGATGTTTCTCAATCttaaggaaaacaaattaaacCAAGTTCAGATGTCATCGTGTGTTATTAGAACATGTTTCCCAAGGTTATACTTAGATTCATTTGTTTCATATTGCAAACAAACCAAAGCATTGGGTGTCTGCAAATTGTAGATTCGTGTATTTTTTTCAGAACCTTCAATATGAAGCTTGGTTGACCTTGGATATCTTTCACTGATGCTTATCTAGGATGTTGATGTAACATTTTCAGTGACAAAGACAATGTTTGCCCCTTCATCAACTGGAATGCTCTATTGGATTCTATATGCAAAATTGTGGGTCTTTGTGGAGAGTCATTTAGTAGTGTTATGGGAATCTTACCAAGTCTTGTATTAGAGGACTTGTAATGAGCTTTGAATATTTAGATTGAAAGATTTTTTATGTATGAACAGCGGGGATTTACCTATAAGTACCTGAGATAGGTAATAGTACTCTTTATGTCATCAAATCAAATTCGTTGTGTTGCCTGGGTAAATTATGTATTTTTCAGTTTTTATTATATGGGGGAAGGCCGCAACTGATCAGATGTTGCTTAACTCTCAAAACTTTTGGTATCATGTCTTCATCCTTCGGTAGGATGTGTCGCATGAAATTGAGAATGTTTGCAATACATCTATCTAGGATGAATATTATACAAAGTACCTTAAGAGATAGGTTAAGTAGAAATTAATCAAATTGGACAATGTTGTATTTGGTCCTAACCTTCACTAGACTTGAGGAAAAACACTATATTTGGATTAGAATGTACCGATTTATAGATTCTGTGGTCGGTCCTACTCTCAGAAAGAGTTGTTAAATTGTATCAAATTAATATATGGTTGCATAGCTACCATAGCACAATTATGAATGCCGTGACCAGAGTCTCATGCAATTATTTTACTACTATTATATCACAACGAGCTTGAATTTTGTTGGTTGCCCATCAACTCACCTCATCACATTTGAtctttaagaataaaaatgacaATATTTCAGaatagaagaataagaagagagcATAGGTTAAAGTATGTGCAAGATCTAGAGTGAAGCCTAGTTGGAAGAAATAATCAAGATCGCATAATCTGAAATGATTTCCAAAGCCGTTAGTCTACTTAAAGTCATTTTGATTGTAAACATGAAATAAATTTCCATATCATTAATTAACTTTCTAATTGGGCCTTAGGAACATAAAACATAATGAGATTTGACGATGGTTCCTAACAGAACTGGTAGATAGTTGTTAGTTGCCATAAACTAGAAAAGGTTAACCTCAGTGATAACTTCATCTAGACTTATGACTATGCCCCTTAGTCTAGAATGCCGATCAAGCTGCATAGTTTACTTTTGTTATTATATTGGATAAGCTTGTCCTTTTACTATCTGCATTTGTACATGCCTATGGAACAGCATAAATGTAATGCACGACTTCAGAGAAAAATCTACCCAGAAAGTTCTTCTATAAGTCTTATTCATATTTGTTGCACCATGATACCAACTTCTGCTTTTATCTAAGAATTGTGATTATTGAAACAAAAGAAAGGAATCCCATCCAAATATAATTGCAGTGGTAGCATACTCCTCTACAGCGTCAAACGTCTGATATTCTAGCTCAAATTAGCTCAAATTATGAAGGTCCAGTATCATTCCTGTGTTAGACAACCACAGGTGTAGTATTATTCCATGCAATGGCATACCATGAGACACGTGCCAACTCGTGTCGTTTTACTTAAATAGCAATCTTGGTGCATATTATTTGTGATTAAACTTTGATTCACAGGTGCACATGGTACTCATACTGATAAGGTTTGGAGTAATTGAATGTTTTTACATTCCCATCACAGTTATTATGTATCAAACTATATGCTACAGATTGTCGATTTAGCACATGATCTAGCTATTTGTGAATTATCCCAATGACAACCTCATTTTGCAGTTGTACCATGTTCTAGGGTTAACCTAGATGCTTTAGCTCTATTTTGTCTTTGATCTTGTTTGTGTTAGGGTTAACTGAGATGTTTGATCCTCTAAGTTTGGGTTTAAATTGCAgagcaaaaagagaagaagaaataaATGGAACACTTTTCAAAGCCAAAAGAATTTAGTTTTTTCCGTTCTTAGTTGTTATGTCTAGACTGGGTAACTGATCTAGCCTGTGTAGTTGGGTGACTAAGACAGCAATTAGTGCATATAAGCAGCTATCATTTTGTGTGGCAGCATGGATTTATGAAATTATGCCACCCACTTGCAATCATGAAATCTATTAAGCAAGAAATCCATTAGAAATTAGATTTCAAGTAGTATCACTCCATGAGAAAGTAATTGTATTCTTGATGAATTCTTCAATTTTATGCTAAATATAACTTTTTTACTTTGTTTACACTTTACATCTAGTCATATCAGCTTCTACTACTGACATAATAGTTCAAATTAGCCTGCCATTTCTGTCACAATAATTCagctttctttaatttttatgccACTATCACTGAGTATAATTTTGTAGTTTTCttggatttgatacatatcattCTAATGCTAATTGCACTGAGTGTGAGAAATAAATTCAATTTTTAAGTTATAGGCTTTCTAATTTGTATTTGCTGCTTTCTTCATATCATGATAGTGTCGAGGCATCGTACGCTCATGAACATATTTGACAAGGTGCCTAATGTTCATAAGGATGCTTTTGTGGCTCCAAGTGCATCTGTTATTGGTGATGTCCAAGTGGGCCAAGGATCATCAATTTGGTACGGATGTGTTCTGCGAGGTATGTTTCTGTTGTACAAGTTAGTTTGATACTATGTATATAAGCTAGTAGAGTATTGATCATCCTAAAGGCCTTGTTCTCCTCCATACAAAATTCACTGGCTTAATGCATTATTTTCCAACTGAGAAAGTTGAATTGGTACTGATGTACAATGGATAATATTGCACTCCTTATGTAATGCTTGACAAAACTAGATTTTTGGAGGATGGATTATTTTGCATGAGAGATAGGAACCATATACATTTCCAGTAATTTCTTCTATGTCAATACTTTGCGAAAATCATTGTCAATCACTATATGGCTGTAAAGAGCCCAGATGATAGATTTTTCTTTTGAGAATTATGGTCACATGGTCCTTGTATTATGAGATGGACCCAATTTATCTGCGTTTGATTCGTCTTCTACCATTATCATTCGATCGTTTTCTTTTCCTTATTAGAACCTCATGTATAATTGACTGTATGTGTTCTACATTATCTTTTTCAGTTAGATGTCTGAATGCTTACTCTCCTTTCCGCCAGGAAATACTAAAACTTTACATTGATCATGCAGTAAATAAGTAGTCCCATATGAAATAGAAAACAAATAGGATAAGATTCAAGTTCTCTTGGTAATGCAATCTAATATGGTTGATCTTGTCTATAATGATGTAGAAATGATAAAGACACTCTTTTAAGTCCATATACTCGATAATTATTTTGAAAAAGGAAGGATTGGCTGAGCTTGAAATTTGTCTATTCAAATGAGTAAATGATTGTTTCTATTTGGTGGTTCATAGCAGCTATATTAAGTGATATTTCCCCTGCATTTGTTCTTTCTATATGGTTGTTCTTTATATTGCTTCATCTTCTTAAGCTGTCATTTCCTCACGATAAATAAATACTCCTTTCTTCTAGCAACTCATGTCTCATTTTATTATGTATTTAGTCCTTTTTACCTGGAGCAATCTAGTAGACTCAATCTTTTCTAGGGTTTGAAATGCAGAACTGATCATGTAGATTCTGTCTGTCTTGCATTACTTCTTGCCTCTATTGAAGGTCCTTGCTCTCATGAATTTGGTATCTGTACGTTGCAAGTAGATAGCACATATAAAAGGTAGCTCTATCATGTGTTGAATCATGGACTTGTTATATTTTGATTTGTAAATTCAGTTTCAGATTTATGAGATTTGCCTTTTAGTCTAGTGCCAGATCCAAAAGCATGACAAACTCAATGTTCTACAGTAGTATTTCTTtgtttaaagaattttttttctccCTACCTATTTTGTGGTATATTCTCTTTCCCAGTCTACTTGTTGTAGCAATAGTGGACATACGTCTTTCCAAGAATTTATGACGCCCTCCTGTATTTGTAAGCCAAAAactttcttgttttctttccCACTTTCTTCTTGTAAAGAGACATGGAAAATTTTCCATTCCTTAGATAACACTTGCATTCACCATTGTACATTGGTTGTTACTGTCTTCATTACTGCTGAATGGCAATGAAGACGAGATACATTGTTCTTTAATATAAATTTGGTGCCTGGACATCATCCCTTATGACAGTAATAGTGGACATTAGTTTCAGTATAGACATTACTTGTAACTCAGTGTTCTCATGTTCAATTTGGTTGAATATTGAGTAATAAACTCCTTTTCTCTTATCGTTTGCAGGTGATGTAAACAGCATCCATGTTGGCTCTGGCACTAACATTCAAGATAATTCCCTGGTGCATGTGGCAAAATCTAATCTGAGTGGAAAGGTTCTACCAACTATTATTGGAGATAACGTCACAGTAGGCAAGTGATATAATCATTTAGTGTCAGTTTTACAATAAGTGTCAACCTTGCTTTTGAACATTCAATTTGGTCATAGGTTAAATGATTAGTGTCATGGTGCTCAACTTCTTGTTCAGCAGGTACTAGTGGATATTTCTAGAAAAACACTTTCTTTTTTACCTTAGTAGCTATAATTTAACATTAGAACCTGCATGATTTCTCATAGATATAATtgttgaatttaaaatttttactggCTGCATAATCCTTTTGTTAAGTGTTAAGAGTTTGTACGCAAGCTGCAAGATAATTTTATAAACTTCTTGTAAATCTCATCATTTTATTCAAATCGTGAACTTCATAGGTCATAATGCTGTCTTGCATGGATGCACTGTTGAGGATGAAACATTTGTTGGAATGGGTTCTGTCCTTCTTGATGGGGTTGTCGTGGAGAAGCATGGAATGGTTGCTGCTGGAGCCCTTGTAAGGCAGAACACTAGGATTCCATGTGGAGAGGTTATCAACTGTTTAacccattatttatttttttcatttttatttgtaTGAATTTGTGCTCATATTAGTCTCTTTAAGATTATTACCATTTGTCGACTCTGTTCAGAAGAGTATACCTTTTCCATAATGTGTCATTTTTATCGTCAGAAGTATATGGTATGATCGCTGGTACCCCTTGACCTTTTTTAACTGCCATTGGTTTTGGGATGGTCATTTTAACCAGGTTTGATCTAGGCAAAAGGCTATGCAATTTGATGAACAGGTAGATTGGAAAAGGATGGAGATTGGTTTACTATGTTGGAACCACATTGGATCGAGGCCTGATCAGATTAATCCCAATTCATTTTTGGTTGAAAAAGAATTTAAATTGTTGGATCAGATTGGGGCTTTCAGTATCTGGGTCATTGGATTGTGAACTCCGTAGATTGGACTGGACAATATAGCATAATTTGTGATCAATTACTGTTTATTGATAAACTGCCTTTGCTTTAACAGTTTGTCTTGCACTCATTTGTGAACTTCTGTTATTGACAGGTGTGGGGAGGTAATCCTGCGAAGTTTTTGAGAAAGCTGACCGATGAAGAGATTGCTTTTATATCTCAGTCTGCTACGAACTATGCCAATTTGGCCCAGGTGCATGCTGCTGAGAATGCTAAATCATTTGACGAGATAGAGTTTGAGAAAGTATTGCGCAAGAAGTTTGCACGCAGGGATGAGGAGTACGATTCGATGCTTGGAGTGGTTCGTGAAGTCCCTCAAGAACTAATTCTTCCCGACAACATCTTACCGAACAAATCTCCCAAGCCTTCTCAGATAGGCTGAGATTGCCAGCCCACCTCACCAAATTGGTGTTGTGAGCTTGTTGTAAAGGGATGATGAGTTTGGTGGTTTATGCCATCCCAATAATTTCAGGTCGGTCTCATCTCTGGGATCGGCCATGCACTTTTTccctgtttttttgttttttcttggaaTCTGAAATTGCTTCCAGATGATGTGAACAAGAGACGATGGTTTTGATGACTCTTTGTAGAGCACTTGGCATACTTCAGAAACCTGTCTGAATATAGTGGTGCTTGGAGTAATAAGTTATTCAATTGTGAGATAGAAACATCCATCATGGAGACACTGAATCCAGAAGCTGATATCTTCTTGTTGGTTGTCCTTTGTTTTGTGCCATCAGTGGACATTGAATTCAGATGCTCATCTCTTCTGTTAGCCAGTTTTTGTTGTGTTATCATTCTTGTAGGTATTATGTCCATTTGGGAGCTGAGCTCTTAATGATATTTTCTAGCTCTGTGCTTCATCACAGGTCAATCAACCAAAATCAGTGTGATTTCACAAACATGTGCAGACTATTCCATTGATTCGATCCATAGGAGAAGGattgattaaaaaatttaatgagcTCGCATGCTTTCTGAAACAACTCTTAGCCAATTTGCCAATTTTAACAGATACTTCTCACTAATATTCAATCGAAGATTTTGAGCCTTCTTTTATCTTTACCATAATGCTAATGCTCTCCTTCAGTATattaataccaaataataataattaaaaaattaggtAGATAAATAAAGATGATGGAAATACTGTATTTTTAATAGCCATGCCATCTAAAAAACTTGATTAACCACATCAAAGCCAATATTAACTTCCTTTATGATCATCATTATATTGTCAAGGCTTTTGTGGATGTTTGTTTACCTATCTTTTTTTGGATCCAAAAGATGTGGTCAGAGATGGGTATCAATGTTGGGGTTTGGATCCAAACCCTTTTGACTTTTAtctccaaata of Musa acuminata AAA Group cultivar baxijiao chromosome BXJ2-3, Cavendish_Baxijiao_AAA, whole genome shotgun sequence contains these proteins:
- the LOC103977737 gene encoding gamma carbonic anhydrase 1, mitochondrial, giving the protein MGTLGRAIYSVGFWIRETGQALDRLGCRLQGNYYFQEQLSRHRTLMNIFDKVPNVHKDAFVAPSASVIGDVQVGQGSSIWYGCVLRGDVNSIHVGSGTNIQDNSLVHVAKSNLSGKVLPTIIGDNVTVGHNAVLHGCTVEDETFVGMGSVLLDGVVVEKHGMVAAGALVRQNTRIPCGEVWGGNPAKFLRKLTDEEIAFISQSATNYANLAQVHAAENAKSFDEIEFEKVLRKKFARRDEEYDSMLGVVREVPQELILPDNILPNKSPKPSQIG